One Methanocellales archaeon DNA segment encodes these proteins:
- a CDS encoding PAS domain S-box protein, which yields MTKNQTDGTIINQSDGPTIDDKLIQQYKDIFSAYIENGDGYSLYELSKLVRMCMEQSFGPERLLDLHFSVVSEFMEERKKKIPDLVKRLATYDLIYCELIKGLSDKVKESMKALQKSEQYIRSLVSSMDDLVFVIGMDGTFRNYYQPSRERDLYVPPSEFLGKNFKDLLPPEVSQLLQSAMKQIEISGETQQFSYALEIKGRRSWYDAKISPIRDQSGVVTEAISVVRDITDRKHAEEALSESERSYRLLAENASDVIWTVDLDMRLTYVSPSVTRLLGYSVEEAMANTMEEVFTPASYERAVNALAEELEIENRDQKDPNRSRKLELDLCRKDGSIVTVEGNFSFLREPDGHPAQILAIVRDITERKQAEKTLKESEEKYRYLVESTDDNIYLLDRNCRFILANNRYLSRLGVPRDQVIGKSYGEIHPAASTTVKAVEEVFKTGKSINHEHRSHRNGKCFLQTFSPVKDPKTGNIIAVTVISKDITGYKQDDFHQKG from the coding sequence ATGACAAAGAATCAAACTGACGGCACTATCATAAATCAAAGTGATGGGCCCACAATAGATGACAAGCTCATCCAGCAGTACAAGGACATATTCTCCGCTTACATTGAAAATGGAGATGGGTATTCTCTATATGAGCTTTCAAAGTTGGTCCGAATGTGCATGGAACAGAGCTTTGGTCCTGAGAGACTGCTTGATTTGCATTTTTCTGTCGTAAGCGAATTCATGGAGGAGAGAAAGAAAAAGATTCCAGATTTAGTGAAAAGACTTGCAACTTATGACCTGATCTACTGTGAGCTTATTAAAGGGCTAAGCGATAAGGTAAAGGAATCGATGAAGGCACTTCAAAAGAGCGAGCAATACATTCGCTCCTTGGTTAGCTCAATGGATGATTTGGTTTTCGTCATTGGTATGGATGGCACTTTTAGGAACTATTACCAACCTTCACGTGAACGGGATTTATATGTCCCTCCAAGCGAATTTCTTGGAAAAAATTTCAAAGATTTGCTTCCACCAGAGGTCTCTCAATTACTGCAATCCGCTATGAAGCAAATTGAGATCTCGGGCGAGACCCAGCAATTTAGTTATGCCTTAGAAATAAAAGGTAGGAGGTCATGGTACGACGCAAAAATCTCACCCATCAGAGACCAATCGGGAGTCGTTACAGAGGCTATAAGTGTAGTTCGAGATATCACCGATCGCAAGCATGCGGAAGAGGCGTTAAGCGAGAGTGAGAGGAGCTACCGTCTGCTAGCCGAGAACGCTTCAGACGTTATTTGGACCGTGGATTTGGACATGCGTCTCACCTATGTCAGTCCTTCTGTTACCCGCCTGCTGGGCTACAGTGTTGAGGAAGCTATGGCCAACACTATGGAAGAAGTATTTACACCTGCCTCGTATGAGCGTGCCGTGAATGCTCTTGCAGAAGAACTTGAAATAGAAAATAGGGATCAAAAGGACCCGAACAGGTCGCGTAAGCTGGAGCTGGATTTATGTCGTAAGGATGGGTCTATAGTTACAGTTGAGGGTAATTTTAGTTTCCTACGTGAACCTGATGGGCATCCTGCCCAAATTTTGGCGATAGTCCGGGACATCACCGAGCGCAAACAGGCGGAGAAGACACTTAAAGAAAGTGAGGAGAAGTATCGCTACTTAGTGGAGTCTACCGACGATAATATATATTTGTTAGATAGAAATTGCAGGTTTATCCTCGCGAACAATAGGTATCTGTCAAGGCTTGGCGTGCCAAGAGATCAAGTCATTGGTAAGAGTTATGGCGAAATCCATCCTGCAGCATCAACGACGGTTAAGGCCGTGGAAGAAGTATTCAAAACAGGCAAGTCCATCAATCATGAACACAGGAGCCACCGAAACGGTAAATGCTTCCTCCAAACTTTTAGTCCTGTTAAAGATCCAAAAACAGGCAACATAATTGCAGTAACAGTGATTTCCAAAGACATCACAGGGTACAAGCAGGACGATTTCCATCAAAAAGGTTGA
- a CDS encoding signal recognition particle protein Srp19, with translation MKNKGKRIIWPANIDGTKSKGQGRIISKKDSVQSPELDEIKRSAEMLGLNPEMEPDKAYPRSWWEFRGRVLVDDKGSKSSIARKIADNIKKWRVN, from the coding sequence ATGAAAAATAAGGGAAAACGGATCATCTGGCCCGCTAACATCGATGGGACCAAGTCCAAAGGCCAAGGTAGAATTATTTCAAAAAAAGACTCCGTCCAATCGCCGGAACTAGATGAAATTAAAAGGTCTGCCGAAATGTTAGGTCTCAATCCAGAAATGGAGCCGGATAAAGCATATCCAAGATCTTGGTGGGAATTCAGAGGAAGAGTGCTCGTCGACGATAAAGGGTCAAAATCCTCAATCGCGAGGAAGATAGCGGATAACATTAAAAAATGGAGAGTGAACTAA
- a CDS encoding archaeosortase/exosortase family protein, whose protein sequence is MGKKREFKYLRGQSEAKKEILKTILLFLILCFILNFAYFFFFEEQIPQRSFTASLVAFLLNLFGLPAKSNGTFVLMNDVSIDVIGECTGIFSIIVYCSVIFAYPTDLRKKAIGMVGIPILYGITLVRLVSTALVGIFMPSLLDFFHAYLWQVFLIVFVVLLFLIWRDRVVEVPKE, encoded by the coding sequence ATGGGGAAAAAAAGAGAGTTTAAATACCTTAGAGGGCAGTCAGAGGCAAAAAAAGAAATATTGAAAACGATCTTATTATTCCTGATTCTCTGTTTCATCCTAAACTTCGCTTATTTCTTCTTTTTCGAAGAGCAAATACCCCAAAGGTCTTTTACTGCTTCCTTGGTTGCTTTTTTACTGAACTTATTTGGGTTACCTGCCAAATCAAATGGAACTTTTGTTCTGATGAATGATGTTTCAATCGACGTAATTGGTGAGTGCACTGGGATTTTTTCCATCATCGTTTATTGTTCGGTCATATTTGCATATCCAACGGATTTAAGGAAAAAAGCAATAGGAATGGTTGGCATCCCAATATTATATGGAATTACGTTGGTCAGGTTAGTCTCCACTGCGTTGGTTGGTATTTTTATGCCTTCTTTGCTTGATTTCTTTCATGCTTATCTCTGGCAGGTTTTCCTAATAGTCTTCGTTGTTCTTCTCTTTCTAATCTGGCGAGATAGGGTGGTAGAGGTGCCAAAGGAGTGA
- a CDS encoding helix-hairpin-helix domain-containing protein, which produces MGYKLSEIKVFIDHREGNRVIDFVKQICELEIVQLPIGDILIVGVDGAVVIERKTSADFVNSVRSNRLWEQLLRFLKIDEIWGYEIKRRILVIQGDFENYLDFIPPMYPKRALQAFWSSMMGAQLETLFVYDTPLLVVENDEAFYAFLKTVVEREEDGKNVKIPESRWYRKRKRIDLPVKDSRCFLLAGLPLIGDSLAKRLLDHFHSIVNIVNASQEELQEVHGIGKKKAAQIYEIFHSQ; this is translated from the coding sequence ATGGGATACAAATTGTCAGAAATTAAGGTGTTCATCGATCATAGGGAAGGCAATAGGGTGATTGATTTTGTAAAGCAGATATGCGAGTTAGAGATAGTGCAGCTTCCAATCGGAGACATCTTGATAGTTGGCGTTGACGGTGCCGTTGTAATCGAGCGGAAAACTTCCGCAGACTTCGTGAACTCTGTCAGATCGAACAGGCTTTGGGAGCAGCTTCTCAGATTCCTGAAAATCGATGAAATCTGGGGGTATGAGATCAAACGTCGCATACTTGTGATACAGGGAGATTTCGAAAACTATCTGGATTTTATCCCGCCGATGTATCCCAAGAGGGCATTACAGGCATTTTGGTCGAGCATGATGGGTGCTCAGCTTGAGACACTATTCGTCTATGACACCCCTTTATTGGTTGTGGAGAATGATGAGGCTTTTTATGCCTTTTTGAAGACGGTGGTGGAAAGGGAGGAGGATGGTAAGAACGTTAAAATACCAGAATCAAGATGGTATCGGAAGAGAAAGAGAATTGATCTGCCTGTAAAGGATAGTAGGTGCTTTCTGTTGGCTGGATTACCCTTGATCGGGGACTCTCTGGCTAAGCGTCTCTTGGATCATTTCCACTCGATTGTGAATATCGTAAATGCATCTCAAGAGGAGTTGCAAGAGGTACATGGAATTGGGAAGAAAAAGGCAGCTCAGATATACGAAATATTTCACTCACAGTGA